A segment of the Malaclemys terrapin pileata isolate rMalTer1 chromosome 1, rMalTer1.hap1, whole genome shotgun sequence genome:
AGATCGAAAGTATCTCCGAGCTACAGCCCAAACCCTACAACCCCAAGAAGATGTATCTGACCGAGAACTACATCGCCCTGGTGCGCAGGGCGGATTTCCTGGACGCCACCGGGCTGGATTTGTTGCACCTGGGCAACAACCGGATCTCGGTCATTCAGGACCGGGCCTTTGGGGATCTAACTAATTTGAGAAGACTCTACCTGAACGGGAACCGGATCGAGCGACTGAGCCCGGAGCTGTTCTACGGGCTGCAGAGCCTGCAGTACCTCTTCCTGCAGTACAACATCATCCGGGACATCGAGGCGGGCACCTTTGAGTCAGTCCCCAACCTCCAGCTCTTGTTTTTGAACAACAACCTGCTGAGATCTTTGCCCGCCAGCATTTTTTCCGGCCTGACTCTCTACAGGCTGAGCCTGAGGAGCAACCACTTCTCCTACCTGCCTGTGAGCGGGGTGCTGGACCAGCTGAAATCCCTGCTGCAGATCGACCTGCACGAGAACCCCTGGGATTGCACCTGCGACGTGGTGGGCATGAAGctgtggctggagcagctcaACACCGGGGTGCTGGTGGACCAGGTCATCTGCGAGTCCCCCAAGAAGTTCTCCCAGAGCGACATGCGGACCATCAGGTCGGAGTTGCTGTGCCCGGACTACTCCGACATCATCGTCTCCACCcctaccccttcctccatccaGCTGCCGGGCGGGACCACCCTTTTCTCTTCCACCGTGCGGCTCAACAGcacgggggcggcggggggcgcgGCGCCCTCGGGCGGCGGGGGCGGATCCCCCTCGTCGTCGGTGCCGCTGTCGGTGCTGATCCTGAGCCTGCTGCTGGTGTTCATCATGTCGGTGTTCGTGGCGGCGGGGCTCTTCGTGCTGGTAATGAAGCGCCGGAAGAAGGGCCAGGGCGACCCGGCCAGCGCCAACAACTCCGACGTGAGCTCCTTCAACATGCAGTACAGCGTCTACGGCAgcggccaccaccaccacccggcGCCGCAGCAGCCCCGCCACCCGCGCGGCggcggcccggccctgcccaagGTGAAGACTCCCGCCGGCCACGTGTACGAGTACATCCCGCACCCGCTGGGCCACATGTGCAAGAACCCCATCTACCGCTCCCGGGAGGGCAACGCGGGCGAGGATTACAAAGACCTGCACGAGCTCAAGGTCACCTACAGCAACCACCACTTGCAGCAAGGGCCGCCGCCCCCGCCGTCCCCGGGGGAGGAGGAGCCCCTGCGGAGCCCCACTTACAGCGTCAGCACCATCGAGCCCCGGGAGGAGCTGCTCTCCCCGGTGCAAGACGCCGATCGCTTTTACAGGGGCATTTTGGAGCCCGATAAACACTCCTCATCCTCGCTGGGCACCCCCGGCAATAATCTCCCCGATTACCCCAAATTCCCCGCCGCCTACACCTACACCCCCAACTATGACCTTATGCGGCCCCATCAGTACTTGCACCCCGGGGCGGGGGACAGCAGGCTCCGGGAGACGGTGCTCTACAGCCCCCCGAGTACTGTCTATGTAGAGCCCAACAGGAACGAGTATCTGGAGTTAAAAGCAAAACTAAACGCAGAGCCGGACTACCTCGAAGTGCTGGAAAAACAGACCACATTCAGCCAGTTCTGagaaatccctccctccccccaacaaccATAgcgactcctcctcctcctctagagTATTTGTATTTAACAaccacacacaaaacaaagaaacacaaatgctgaaccccctccctcccccctttaacTCATTTTGTTGTAGGGTGAAGTGCCTTGGCACAGGATTTTCAGCTTCGGGGAATGATACTGAAAGGGTGtgctgtttcatttttatttttacaagtagGAAACAATCTATTGTGTAAACTGGGCACAACACTTgctcttgtgtgtttgtgtgtctgtgtgttggggaggggggaaagagggtttACTTAGGTTGGCTCGTGCAGGTTATAAGTACAAAAGTCATAGTCACTTTCATTTTGTTGGACAGGCGTTGctaaattttattttctctttggttGAAGAGTGCAGCGCACGTTTCCCCCTTTTAGCTCTGGGTGAGTCTAAATGGCTTTTAAGGAAAGATTTGCACACCCGATTTAATACaaggtttccttttttaaaggatgTGTTTGTATGCTTTCTGgacttttgaattaaaaaaatatatatattatgatCTTTAAAAAAGATCACCAGAGATGTTGACAAATCATTAAAGAGGGCAGAGATATATGATCCATAACTGGTTAGTGAAAATAACTTATTGATgaactataaaatattttattgtagcACCTATTTTTATATGTGCATTAGCATTTCTCTTTCCTTCACTATTTTAGGGCCCAGTCTTGCAAATACTTACATACCCACGTAACTCTATTCATGAAAGTAGTCTTGGCATAGGCatccatcctgcaaacacttaggcaaaTGAACAACTTTGCTCAGGTGTGTAGTCCCATAGATTTCAGTGAGTATGTAAAGTTAGCCACATGCCCAAAAGTTTGGAGGACTGGGGCCATAGTCAGTGCAACTGTTCTCATAAGTAAAGTTACATGgacatgtaatttttttttcaggatggGGCCCAGAGTCTATGAATTGCTCAGAAGTGTTGCACTACATGCAGAGCTTTATTTCCAAAGC
Coding sequences within it:
- the SLITRK5 gene encoding SLIT and NTRK-like protein 5; amino-acid sequence: MCVCRGGSAQPGRGAPCACVPSPTFPSVSPAAALLRPGGSHAAHTPNRHLYGLQQCLGPGDFRLRVKMYACCSTVTLEQDPNKKMHIWMLQTIAVALTSLVLSWAESIEYYGEICDKACPCEEKDSILTVSCENRGIISLFEISPPRFPVYHLLLSGNLLNRLYPNQFVNYTGASILHLGSNDIQDIETGAFHGLRGLRRLHLNNNKLELLRDDTFLGLESLEYLQVDYNYISTIEPNAFSKLHLLQVLILNDNLLSSLPNNLFRFVPLTHLDLRGNRLKLLPYLGLLQHMDKVVELQLEENPWNCSCELIALKDWLDSISYSALVGDVVCETPFRLHGRDLDEVSKQELCPRRLISDYEMRPQTPLSTTGYFHTTPASVNSVATSSSAVYKSPLKPPKGTRQPNKTRVRPTSRLPSKDLGYSNYGPSIAYQTKSPVPLECPTACTCNLQISDLGLNVNCQERKIESISELQPKPYNPKKMYLTENYIALVRRADFLDATGLDLLHLGNNRISVIQDRAFGDLTNLRRLYLNGNRIERLSPELFYGLQSLQYLFLQYNIIRDIEAGTFESVPNLQLLFLNNNLLRSLPASIFSGLTLYRLSLRSNHFSYLPVSGVLDQLKSLLQIDLHENPWDCTCDVVGMKLWLEQLNTGVLVDQVICESPKKFSQSDMRTIRSELLCPDYSDIIVSTPTPSSIQLPGGTTLFSSTVRLNSTGAAGGAAPSGGGGGSPSSSVPLSVLILSLLLVFIMSVFVAAGLFVLVMKRRKKGQGDPASANNSDVSSFNMQYSVYGSGHHHHPAPQQPRHPRGGGPALPKVKTPAGHVYEYIPHPLGHMCKNPIYRSREGNAGEDYKDLHELKVTYSNHHLQQGPPPPPSPGEEEPLRSPTYSVSTIEPREELLSPVQDADRFYRGILEPDKHSSSSLGTPGNNLPDYPKFPAAYTYTPNYDLMRPHQYLHPGAGDSRLRETVLYSPPSTVYVEPNRNEYLELKAKLNAEPDYLEVLEKQTTFSQF